From Salinirubellus salinus, the proteins below share one genomic window:
- the proS gene encoding proline--tRNA ligase, whose product MSDTDDDQELGITESKAGQTGKWYAEVVQKAGLADYAPMGGFIVTRPRGYAIWERLQENLDQMFKDDGVQNAYFPALIPESYLEQEAEIVEGFDPEVAWVTHAGTEELEERLAFRPTSESIITPYISQWVRSHRDLPMRVNQWCSVIRWEATDTKPFFRTKEFLWQEGHTAHRDEAGAWEETTTRLGQYEKLYEEVLAIPGMTGRKPDHDKFPGAEVTTTIEALMPDGKSVQAGTSHYLGTRFAEAYDLYYTDEDEDEQVAHTTSWGLSWRALGALIMTHSDDQGLVLPPTLAPEQVVVVPIWQSETKDEVLDYAAELAAELDAEFRVHLDDRDERNPGFKYNEWELKGVPLRIEIGPNEVEDGEATLVQRPDGERTVADRDAIGEAVQDALDDVYAKLYAAAEETVEERIHEAHGRNEILGTLGRHGGYVKTGWCGDEACETEIKDQIAAEIVMLPLDEDEEPVHETCGVCGEEATETAYFAKNY is encoded by the coding sequence ATGAGCGACACCGACGACGACCAGGAACTCGGGATCACCGAGTCCAAGGCGGGACAGACAGGCAAGTGGTACGCCGAGGTGGTCCAGAAGGCCGGCCTCGCGGACTACGCCCCGATGGGCGGGTTCATCGTGACCCGGCCGCGCGGCTACGCCATCTGGGAGCGACTGCAGGAGAACCTCGACCAGATGTTCAAGGACGACGGCGTCCAGAACGCCTACTTCCCGGCGCTCATCCCCGAGTCGTACCTCGAGCAGGAGGCCGAGATCGTCGAGGGGTTCGACCCCGAGGTGGCGTGGGTCACCCACGCCGGTACCGAGGAGCTCGAGGAGCGACTCGCCTTCCGCCCGACGAGCGAGTCCATCATCACGCCGTACATCAGCCAGTGGGTCCGGAGCCACCGGGACCTCCCGATGCGCGTGAACCAGTGGTGCTCGGTCATCCGGTGGGAGGCCACGGACACCAAGCCGTTCTTCCGCACGAAGGAGTTCCTCTGGCAGGAGGGGCACACCGCCCACCGCGACGAGGCGGGCGCGTGGGAGGAGACGACCACCCGGCTGGGCCAGTACGAGAAGCTCTACGAGGAGGTGCTGGCGATCCCGGGGATGACGGGCCGCAAGCCGGACCACGACAAGTTCCCTGGCGCCGAGGTGACGACGACCATCGAGGCGCTGATGCCCGACGGCAAGTCCGTGCAGGCCGGCACCTCTCACTACCTCGGGACCCGGTTCGCGGAGGCCTACGACCTCTACTACACCGACGAGGACGAGGACGAGCAGGTCGCACACACCACCTCGTGGGGGCTCTCGTGGCGCGCGCTCGGCGCGCTCATCATGACCCACTCGGACGACCAGGGGCTGGTGCTGCCGCCCACGCTCGCGCCCGAACAGGTCGTCGTCGTCCCCATCTGGCAGTCCGAGACCAAGGACGAGGTACTCGACTACGCGGCCGAGCTCGCCGCGGAGCTCGACGCCGAGTTCCGCGTCCACCTCGACGACCGGGACGAGCGCAACCCCGGCTTCAAGTACAACGAGTGGGAGCTGAAGGGCGTCCCGCTCCGCATCGAGATCGGCCCGAACGAGGTCGAGGACGGCGAGGCCACGCTCGTCCAGCGCCCGGACGGCGAGCGCACGGTCGCGGACCGCGACGCCATCGGCGAGGCCGTGCAGGACGCGCTCGACGACGTCTACGCCAAACTGTACGCCGCGGCCGAGGAGACCGTCGAGGAACGGATCCACGAGGCCCACGGCCGCAACGAGATCCTCGGGACGCTCGGCCGACACGGCGGCTACGTCAAGACCGGCTGGTGTGGCGACGAGGCGTGTGAGACCGAGATCAAGGACCAGATCGCCGCCGAGATCGTGATGCTCCCGCTCGACGAGGACGAGGAGCCGGTCCACGAGACGTGCGGAGTGTGCGGGGAGGAGGCGACGGAGACGGCGTACTTCGCGAAGAACTACTAG
- a CDS encoding GNAT family N-acetyltransferase, with product MQTVELGPTDAVELARLYEAYDWWAERTVPEVRAALADSIALGVRDDGDLVASARVVTDGVYYATCYDVVVREDRRSEGVGEELLDAVVSHPALADVFLSLTCREGLVPFYERAGFEPYPSPVERPDGPAEEMVHLYRPRADD from the coding sequence ATGCAGACGGTCGAACTCGGTCCCACGGACGCGGTCGAACTCGCACGGCTCTACGAGGCGTACGACTGGTGGGCCGAGCGGACGGTCCCAGAGGTGCGGGCGGCGCTCGCCGACTCCATCGCACTCGGCGTCCGTGACGACGGCGACCTGGTCGCGTCGGCCCGTGTCGTCACCGACGGCGTCTACTACGCGACGTGTTACGACGTGGTGGTCCGCGAGGACCGGCGCAGCGAGGGCGTCGGCGAGGAACTGCTGGACGCCGTCGTCTCCCATCCCGCCCTCGCGGACGTCTTCCTCTCGCTCACCTGCCGCGAGGGTCTGGTCCCGTTCTACGAACGGGCCGGGTTCGAGCCATACCCGAGTCCGGTCGAGCGACCCGACGGCCCCGCCGAGGAGATGGTCCACCTCTACCGGCCCCGCGCGGACGACTGA
- a CDS encoding DUF2061 domain-containing protein, producing the protein MEFTRRLVTRTPNQLRSRAVVKTLLYRVVMVLVSVGVAFAVTGSVGQSLSIGLVTNLVKTGTYYGYERLWDRVAWGVASAD; encoded by the coding sequence ATGGAGTTCACACGTCGCCTCGTCACCCGGACGCCGAACCAGCTGCGGTCGCGGGCGGTGGTGAAGACGCTCCTCTACCGGGTGGTCATGGTCCTCGTCTCGGTGGGAGTGGCGTTCGCGGTGACCGGGAGCGTCGGCCAGTCGCTGAGCATCGGCCTCGTCACGAACCTCGTCAAGACCGGGACGTACTACGGCTACGAGCGACTCTGGGACCGCGTCGCGTGGGGCGTCGCCTCCGCCGACTGA
- a CDS encoding AzlD domain-containing protein, whose product MTTAPDTVVWAAVVLAGVGTYAIRASFLFLFERLGGVPSRAQTALGMVPAAVLSALVVPAVLAPEETVVLLGNDRLVAAVVAALVAWYTESILATIVVGLVALVGLGLLL is encoded by the coding sequence TTGACGACCGCCCCCGATACGGTGGTGTGGGCCGCCGTCGTCCTCGCGGGCGTCGGCACCTACGCCATCCGCGCGTCGTTCCTCTTCCTGTTCGAGCGACTCGGCGGCGTCCCCTCACGCGCGCAGACGGCGCTCGGGATGGTGCCCGCAGCGGTGCTCTCGGCGCTCGTCGTCCCCGCCGTCCTCGCCCCCGAGGAGACGGTGGTGCTGCTGGGGAACGACCGACTGGTCGCCGCCGTCGTCGCCGCCCTCGTCGCGTGGTACACCGAGAGCATCCTCGCAACCATCGTGGTCGGACTCGTGGCGCTGGTCGGCCTCGGCCTCCTGCTGTAA
- a CDS encoding ATP-binding protein, with translation MLSLDRPARVLYVDSYDGVDRAAAAFDPADVDVTYETDPDRALDLVETNRFECAVLGPEPAGGSGIAMLVATREVSDVPVVLLGGETPGPTTAFDAGADEYARPPTDEDTAAALAARIVNLVGRRRAERTATTERARSAALVADEGEFRDLAERLDQVVWIRDPDGAFRYANAAFESTWGVSDETLRDDPSLFERRIHPADRPDAAGFEAGVHEYRVQQADGPVRWLRDHVREVETDEGCRVVGVAEDVTARQRLSRDLEANVEALGRLYEISSNPDLEFEEKAPRLLAVGCDLLDLSFGALMRIEDGSQRVVAAHGTGVEAGLETPLSRAYCRRTIDSDSLLGIRDAPAEGMAGDPAYDEWGFACYLGGKVLVDDELYGTVCFGSEEPRDEPFTAAERSVVELLVQWVSHELTQRTVQERLRRRNERLDDFASVVSHDLRNPLNVVSGRVEMALDASEDPAVVDHLEMATGGIERMEDLIADLLALARHDTSIEPTSVAIADVARGAWQTVPTGDATLTLRDGLGQVQADPPRLRQLFENLFRNAVEHGSTGPDPQARRDAVERSSTSPASQARQDAINHASPPDPEPTDGGNDPGPTTLTDGGSGPRVVVGPLDGGGFYVEDDGPGLPREESVFASGVTTAADGTGLGLAIVKQVAEAHGWSVRAGEAPTGGARFEFAF, from the coding sequence GTGCTCTCACTCGACCGCCCCGCGCGGGTTCTCTACGTCGACTCCTACGACGGGGTCGACCGGGCGGCGGCGGCGTTCGACCCTGCTGACGTCGACGTGACCTACGAGACGGACCCGGACCGGGCGCTCGACCTCGTCGAGACCAACCGGTTCGAGTGTGCCGTCCTCGGCCCGGAACCGGCTGGCGGGTCGGGTATCGCGATGCTCGTCGCCACCCGCGAGGTGAGCGACGTCCCGGTCGTCCTCCTCGGGGGGGAGACGCCCGGCCCGACGACGGCGTTCGACGCCGGCGCCGACGAGTACGCTCGCCCGCCGACCGACGAGGACACGGCCGCCGCGCTGGCCGCCCGCATCGTGAACCTCGTGGGTCGGCGCCGCGCCGAGCGGACGGCAACCACCGAACGGGCGCGCTCCGCCGCCCTCGTCGCCGACGAGGGTGAGTTCCGCGACCTCGCCGAGCGCCTCGACCAGGTGGTCTGGATCCGCGACCCTGACGGCGCGTTCCGGTACGCGAACGCCGCGTTCGAGTCCACGTGGGGCGTCTCCGACGAGACGCTCCGAGACGACCCGTCACTGTTCGAGCGTCGCATCCACCCGGCCGACCGGCCGGACGCGGCGGGGTTCGAGGCCGGCGTCCACGAGTACCGCGTCCAGCAGGCCGACGGCCCGGTGCGCTGGCTCCGCGACCACGTCCGCGAGGTGGAGACGGACGAGGGATGCCGCGTCGTCGGCGTCGCCGAGGACGTCACCGCCCGCCAGCGACTCTCCCGTGACCTCGAGGCCAACGTGGAGGCGCTCGGGCGACTCTACGAGATCTCCTCGAACCCCGACCTCGAGTTCGAGGAGAAGGCACCCAGACTGCTGGCGGTCGGCTGTGACCTGCTCGACCTCTCGTTCGGCGCGCTGATGCGCATCGAGGACGGCTCCCAGCGGGTGGTGGCTGCCCACGGTACGGGTGTCGAGGCCGGGCTCGAGACGCCGCTCTCGAGGGCCTACTGCCGACGGACCATCGACTCCGACAGCCTGCTGGGCATCCGCGACGCGCCCGCGGAGGGGATGGCGGGTGACCCGGCCTACGACGAGTGGGGGTTCGCCTGCTACCTCGGCGGGAAGGTGCTCGTCGACGACGAACTCTACGGGACGGTCTGTTTCGGCTCCGAGGAACCACGGGACGAGCCGTTCACCGCGGCCGAGCGGTCCGTGGTCGAGTTGCTCGTCCAGTGGGTCTCCCACGAGCTGACCCAGCGGACGGTCCAGGAACGACTCCGGCGACGCAACGAGCGTCTCGACGACTTCGCGAGCGTCGTCAGCCACGACCTCCGCAACCCGCTGAACGTGGTCTCCGGCAGGGTCGAGATGGCACTCGACGCCAGTGAGGACCCGGCCGTGGTCGACCACCTCGAGATGGCCACCGGCGGTATCGAGCGGATGGAGGACCTCATCGCGGACCTGCTGGCGCTCGCCCGTCACGACACCTCGATCGAGCCCACCTCCGTCGCCATCGCCGACGTGGCCCGCGGGGCGTGGCAGACCGTCCCCACCGGCGACGCGACGCTCACGCTCCGCGACGGCCTCGGGCAGGTGCAGGCGGACCCGCCGCGCCTGCGCCAACTGTTCGAGAACCTCTTTCGAAACGCCGTGGAGCACGGCTCCACCGGCCCCGACCCGCAAGCTCGCCGGGACGCCGTCGAACGCAGCTCCACGAGCCCTGCCTCGCAGGCTCGGCAGGACGCGATAAACCACGCCTCGCCGCCCGACCCGGAGCCGACCGACGGCGGGAACGACCCCGGCCCGACCACGCTGACGGACGGCGGGAGTGGGCCGAGGGTGGTCGTCGGCCCGCTCGACGGCGGCGGGTTCTACGTCGAGGACGACGGGCCGGGACTCCCACGCGAGGAGTCGGTGTTCGCCTCCGGCGTCACCACGGCCGCGGACGGCACCGGCCTCGGCCTCGCCATCGTGAAGCAGGTGGCCGAGGCCCACGGCTGGTCGGTCCGGGCCGGCGAGGCCCCGACGGGCGGCGCGCGCTTCGAGTTCGCGTTCTAG
- the arcC gene encoding carbamate kinase yields the protein MDDDSQRAGTEPIVVALGGNTLLGSQGHWTFDEQREAVARTARQLADAIHAGYDVVLTHGNGPQVGTLLLQQDNVEEPARRPLDVLVAETQAQIGYLVQQALDNELPDSTDSVTVVTQVVVDPDDPAFETPTKPVGPFYTEAQAAERAFETRRVRSGDRPYRRVVPSPEPIEVVEDEEITSLVERGTLVVAAGGGGVPVVRDGTLRGVEAVVDKDKTSQVLAAELGAETLVVLTDVEFAYVGYETADERPLRRVSPAAVRGHLEAGEFGEGSMRPKMEACCRFVERGGERAVVTTPDRLLEALAGETGTQVRA from the coding sequence ATGGACGACGACTCTCAGCGGGCGGGAACCGAGCCGATTGTCGTGGCCCTGGGCGGGAACACGTTGCTCGGGTCGCAGGGGCACTGGACGTTCGATGAACAGCGGGAGGCCGTCGCCCGGACCGCCCGACAGCTCGCGGACGCGATTCACGCCGGCTACGACGTCGTCCTCACCCACGGGAACGGCCCGCAGGTCGGTACCCTCCTCCTGCAACAGGACAACGTCGAGGAGCCCGCACGACGCCCGCTCGACGTGCTGGTCGCCGAGACGCAGGCACAGATCGGCTACCTGGTGCAACAGGCGCTCGACAACGAACTCCCCGACTCGACGGACTCCGTCACCGTCGTGACGCAGGTGGTCGTGGACCCGGACGACCCCGCGTTCGAGACCCCCACGAAACCCGTGGGGCCGTTCTACACCGAGGCGCAAGCGGCCGAGCGAGCCTTCGAGACCCGACGGGTGCGCAGTGGTGACCGTCCCTACCGCCGTGTCGTCCCGTCCCCCGAGCCCATCGAGGTCGTCGAGGACGAGGAGATAACGAGCCTCGTGGAGCGAGGGACCCTCGTCGTCGCCGCTGGCGGCGGTGGCGTTCCCGTGGTCCGTGACGGCACGCTCCGTGGTGTCGAGGCCGTGGTCGACAAGGACAAGACCTCGCAGGTGCTCGCCGCCGAACTCGGGGCCGAGACCCTCGTCGTCCTGACGGACGTCGAGTTCGCGTACGTGGGCTACGAGACGGCCGACGAGCGACCACTCCGTCGCGTCTCACCAGCGGCGGTGCGCGGGCACCTCGAGGCGGGGGAGTTCGGTGAGGGGAGTATGCGCCCGAAGATGGAGGCCTGCTGTCGATTCGTCGAACGGGGCGGCGAGCGGGCCGTGGTGACCACGCCCGACCGGTTGCTGGAGGCGCTGGCCGGTGAGACCGGAACCCAGGTCCGAGCCTGA
- a CDS encoding DUF4352 domain-containing protein — protein MRPTVTRREAVLLGGLGVLTSLAGCVGGGDAPSDGDAPADGPSGSGDIGGDSNGADGGDGGGEGETAGDEADAPAVSVQQAVVGDLTDLGPVAVGVVGAERTPTAPLLGPGSAIGAAEGNEYVALDVGIRGDAYVALAADLFAVAVDDTEYASAENFAQIASAELGGFPFAPGELRRFRLHYEVPEGTSGESLRVLLRVRTLPGDSFEALQPLQVDLGSTAASAATFEQAFDVPLQPFGETVSHEGIEVTIGEVQPVAEVSARRPPAEGTEYLGFTIAATNGGDRPNPILLSLSGLGGLSLVDGTGADVGRNVQFTGEVLGGRQFDPSNGLAPGESESGVVVGEVPAGVSPLYLVWSPPALYWRGDVHRYVWQVR, from the coding sequence ATGCGACCCACGGTGACACGGCGTGAAGCGGTACTGCTCGGGGGCCTCGGCGTCCTGACGTCGCTGGCAGGGTGTGTGGGGGGCGGCGACGCGCCGTCGGACGGTGACGCGCCGGCCGACGGGCCGAGCGGGAGCGGGGACATCGGCGGGGACTCGAACGGTGCCGACGGGGGCGACGGCGGTGGCGAGGGCGAGACGGCTGGTGACGAGGCGGACGCGCCGGCCGTCTCCGTCCAGCAGGCCGTCGTCGGGGACCTGACGGACCTCGGGCCCGTCGCGGTCGGCGTCGTGGGCGCCGAACGGACGCCGACGGCACCGCTGCTCGGCCCCGGATCGGCCATCGGTGCCGCCGAGGGCAACGAGTACGTCGCGCTCGACGTGGGCATCCGGGGCGACGCGTACGTCGCGCTCGCGGCGGACCTGTTCGCCGTCGCCGTCGACGACACGGAGTACGCCTCGGCCGAGAACTTCGCCCAGATCGCCTCGGCCGAACTCGGGGGGTTCCCGTTCGCGCCGGGGGAACTCCGTCGGTTCCGGCTCCACTACGAGGTGCCCGAGGGGACGAGCGGCGAGTCACTCCGGGTGCTGTTGCGGGTCCGGACGCTCCCGGGTGACTCGTTCGAGGCCCTGCAGCCGCTCCAGGTCGACCTCGGCTCGACGGCCGCCTCGGCCGCCACGTTCGAGCAGGCGTTCGACGTGCCGCTCCAACCGTTCGGCGAGACGGTCTCGCACGAGGGCATCGAGGTGACCATCGGCGAGGTGCAACCGGTGGCCGAGGTCTCGGCCCGCCGGCCGCCCGCCGAGGGGACGGAGTACCTCGGGTTCACCATCGCGGCCACGAACGGGGGCGACCGGCCGAACCCCATCCTCCTCTCGCTGAGCGGGCTCGGCGGCCTCTCGCTGGTCGACGGCACGGGTGCGGACGTGGGCCGGAACGTCCAGTTCACGGGCGAGGTGCTGGGCGGGCGGCAGTTCGACCCGTCGAACGGCCTCGCGCCGGGCGAGAGCGAGTCCGGCGTCGTCGTGGGGGAGGTGCCCGCCGGCGTCTCGCCGCTCTACCTCGTCTGGTCGCCCCCGGCGCTCTACTGGCGTGGTGACGTCCACCGCTACGTCTGGCAGGTCCGCTGA
- a CDS encoding DUF7097 family protein, whose amino-acid sequence MKTPKGTTVGVDDPYAFVERCDHLTDDGRCRFAVERGDHDPEFARERHADDLRCPAADPHGEWAWSDCPHFRSRQRNRECLRCGLEERRVPGEVRPLLEEHHLSYAGEPEADMEHEVTVYLCRWCHAKVHSSWARVDDDVGPDAEAIAAAEERRSREQAETAFSTAAERFDPEE is encoded by the coding sequence GTGAAGACACCGAAGGGGACCACCGTGGGCGTGGACGACCCCTACGCGTTCGTCGAGCGGTGCGACCACCTCACCGACGACGGGCGGTGTCGCTTCGCGGTCGAGCGGGGCGACCACGACCCCGAGTTCGCCCGCGAGCGACACGCCGACGACCTGCGGTGCCCAGCGGCCGACCCGCACGGCGAGTGGGCGTGGTCGGACTGCCCGCACTTCCGGTCACGCCAGCGCAACCGGGAGTGCCTACGCTGTGGCCTCGAGGAGCGCCGCGTGCCGGGCGAGGTCCGGCCCCTGCTGGAGGAACACCACCTCTCTTACGCCGGCGAACCGGAGGCCGACATGGAACACGAGGTGACGGTCTACCTCTGTCGCTGGTGTCACGCGAAGGTCCACAGTTCGTGGGCGCGGGTGGACGACGACGTCGGCCCCGACGCCGAGGCCATCGCCGCGGCCGAGGAGCGCCGCTCGCGCGAACAGGCGGAGACCGCCTTCTCGACGGCGGCGGAGCGGTTCGACCCGGAGGAGTGA
- a CDS encoding DUF192 domain-containing protein, translating to MRVLHRPTDGPERPLATDVEFADGIVSQGLGLMFRRAIADDYALVFRFGGTRTRGLHMVCVPFDIDAVWLVDGEVTGVERLRAWWGRGGYRADTVIEMPAGAADGVAVGDRVVVE from the coding sequence GTGCGCGTGCTCCACCGCCCGACGGACGGTCCCGAACGCCCCCTCGCCACGGACGTCGAGTTCGCCGACGGCATCGTCTCGCAGGGGCTCGGCCTGATGTTCCGCCGAGCCATCGCGGACGACTACGCGCTCGTCTTCCGGTTCGGCGGGACACGAACGCGGGGACTCCACATGGTCTGTGTCCCGTTCGACATCGACGCCGTGTGGCTGGTCGACGGGGAGGTGACGGGCGTCGAGCGCCTGCGTGCGTGGTGGGGACGGGGCGGGTACCGGGCGGACACCGTCATCGAGATGCCCGCCGGTGCCGCCGACGGGGTGGCGGTTGGCGACCGGGTCGTCGTGGAGTGA
- a CDS encoding DUF7139 domain-containing protein translates to MGEGNTERHWLLGEEYRFGILLGLAGVGLVVAGFAAMVVAERVAPAAPYWLLREAAGVSGALGAPVALLGVTLTLAPRRPSVVGGAGVLITTLATGMFVAAYPSRWNVHRSADLTAEVGAFYLAGLGVLALGLAMAVRRARYRMGEQVADTGTGARYAPEESGFVWSDDGD, encoded by the coding sequence ATGGGGGAGGGAAACACGGAGCGCCACTGGCTGCTCGGGGAGGAGTACCGCTTCGGTATCCTGCTCGGCCTCGCGGGGGTCGGCCTCGTCGTCGCCGGGTTCGCCGCGATGGTCGTCGCCGAGCGTGTCGCACCGGCAGCCCCCTACTGGCTGCTCCGGGAGGCTGCCGGCGTCAGCGGGGCGCTGGGGGCACCGGTCGCGCTACTGGGGGTGACACTCACGCTGGCGCCGCGTCGCCCGTCGGTGGTCGGTGGGGCCGGCGTCCTGATAACCACGCTCGCCACGGGGATGTTCGTCGCGGCCTACCCGTCGCGGTGGAACGTCCACCGGAGCGCCGACCTGACGGCCGAGGTGGGGGCGTTCTACCTCGCCGGACTCGGTGTGCTCGCGCTGGGGCTGGCGATGGCGGTCCGTCGAGCCCGCTACCGGATGGGCGAACAGGTCGCCGACACGGGGACCGGGGCGCGGTACGCCCCCGAGGAGTCCGGGTTCGTCTGGAGCGACGACGGCGACTGA
- a CDS encoding Mur ligase family protein, whose product MTRRFHDQVETTVGRVGALLTRGRDHRRRLADIDVRIAVTGTRGKSSMVTWLHEAFVARGYDTYAKVTGEEPHSLYNGTLHPIERSGPVKLYETAAELRRFVPVDVLVVENQGIREYTTRLVNEDYVEPTLVVLTNVRRDHLDTLGEGYLGIARSLARSVPPGVQVVTGERNPEVLAYLERELARRDATLVRAVGPEVPLDPAAEQVALLEAALVLAGVTPLTTAEREAFAGRFEMAWARVPGGRVFDAANVNDVESTELVRRALQGDTPEVFQPVVYLRADRPGRTATYVQYLNWLAEAGLVEQVRVVGAHRDVLTRRLRVPVVAHDERIESAAEVLDAALADGWPVVLMGNAVPPFAQALRREVATRRHPVVVECEAETGEPVPADD is encoded by the coding sequence ATGACCCGAAGATTCCACGACCAGGTCGAGACGACCGTCGGCCGCGTCGGCGCGCTGCTGACCCGTGGCCGTGACCACCGCCGGCGGCTGGCGGATATCGACGTTCGCATCGCCGTCACGGGCACCCGTGGGAAGTCCTCGATGGTGACGTGGCTCCACGAGGCGTTCGTGGCCCGCGGGTACGACACGTACGCGAAGGTCACCGGCGAGGAGCCACACTCGCTGTACAACGGGACGCTCCACCCCATCGAGCGGTCCGGACCCGTCAAACTCTACGAGACGGCTGCGGAACTCCGCCGGTTCGTGCCGGTGGACGTCCTCGTCGTCGAGAACCAGGGCATCCGGGAGTACACCACCCGACTGGTGAACGAGGACTACGTCGAACCGACGCTGGTCGTGCTGACGAACGTCCGTCGCGACCACCTCGACACGCTCGGGGAGGGCTACCTCGGCATCGCCCGCTCGCTGGCACGCTCGGTGCCACCCGGGGTGCAGGTCGTCACGGGCGAGCGGAACCCGGAGGTGCTGGCCTACCTCGAGCGCGAACTCGCGCGCCGTGACGCCACGCTGGTCCGGGCCGTCGGCCCCGAGGTGCCGCTCGACCCGGCGGCCGAGCAGGTGGCGCTCCTCGAGGCCGCGCTGGTGCTCGCGGGCGTCACACCGCTCACGACCGCAGAGCGCGAGGCGTTCGCCGGTCGGTTCGAGATGGCGTGGGCACGGGTCCCCGGTGGACGCGTCTTCGACGCCGCGAACGTCAACGACGTGGAGAGCACGGAACTCGTCCGTCGGGCGCTCCAGGGTGACACCCCGGAGGTGTTCCAGCCCGTCGTCTACCTCCGGGCGGACCGCCCCGGCCGTACCGCGACGTACGTCCAGTACCTGAACTGGCTCGCGGAGGCGGGACTGGTCGAGCAGGTGCGCGTCGTCGGCGCGCACCGGGACGTGCTGACCCGCCGGCTCCGGGTCCCAGTCGTCGCCCACGACGAGCGGATCGAGTCCGCCGCCGAGGTGCTCGACGCCGCCCTCGCGGACGGTTGGCCGGTGGTCCTGATGGGCAACGCCGTCCCGCCGTTCGCGCAGGCGCTCCGGCGCGAGGTCGCCACTCGGCGGCACCCGGTGGTCGTCGAGTGTGAGGCAGAGACGGGCGAACCGGTCCCCGCTGACGACTGA
- a CDS encoding poly-gamma-glutamate biosynthesis protein PgsC/CapC: protein MILVTLLVVLGLLVGAWAATARSYRLSGVVVVSLLAVYTLLSVWALPVFLLSTALAYVGLEVVQRRWLFYGRRLLLTAVLLGAVVPVVAVLAVTATVGRGIPDSGFLFYGSILPGIAAYNFHRQDADRRLVDAAATAALYLGLVVVGVVALVLWATPPCTTCGLLPRPPATYVTPVLLDAGSDVANILGFRTTLAEPPVGTLGLVTVVVGLGLALTEFVRFRWGLRSVGVVAIPLVVLFAFRTWWVLPLYVGTVAVVYAGVQVVHRRTLLYGRALSLGSVLGVLVALPAAVALDLTGGASGLTTVFVGLLGGVGGYAVHATARRERAAMLVLSAGIFVVSFAVARLLVTPLPDGLGTPLTGWHVAAGVVVLAAAAWQAYDLERFRPSQRRLLDASPFTTEVTGR, encoded by the coding sequence ATGATACTCGTCACGCTGCTGGTCGTCCTGGGGCTCCTCGTCGGCGCGTGGGCCGCGACGGCGCGTAGCTACCGGCTCAGCGGAGTGGTCGTCGTCTCGCTGCTGGCGGTCTACACCCTCCTGAGCGTGTGGGCACTCCCCGTGTTCCTCCTGAGCACCGCCCTCGCGTACGTCGGCCTGGAGGTCGTCCAGCGGCGCTGGCTGTTCTACGGCCGGCGTCTCCTGCTCACGGCCGTCCTGCTCGGTGCCGTCGTCCCTGTCGTCGCCGTGCTCGCCGTGACGGCCACGGTCGGCCGCGGCATCCCGGACAGCGGGTTCCTGTTCTACGGGAGCATCCTGCCGGGGATCGCCGCCTACAACTTCCACCGACAGGACGCCGACCGACGGCTGGTGGACGCCGCCGCGACCGCGGCGCTCTACCTCGGCCTCGTCGTGGTCGGCGTCGTGGCGCTCGTCCTCTGGGCGACGCCGCCGTGCACGACCTGTGGGCTCCTGCCGCGCCCGCCCGCGACGTACGTGACGCCGGTCCTGCTCGACGCGGGGTCGGACGTCGCGAACATCCTCGGGTTCCGGACGACGCTGGCCGAGCCGCCGGTCGGGACGCTCGGGCTGGTCACCGTCGTCGTGGGTCTCGGGCTGGCGCTGACGGAGTTCGTCCGGTTCCGCTGGGGGCTCCGGTCGGTCGGCGTCGTCGCCATCCCGCTCGTGGTCCTGTTCGCGTTCCGGACCTGGTGGGTGCTCCCGCTGTACGTCGGCACCGTCGCCGTCGTCTACGCCGGCGTGCAGGTCGTCCACCGCCGGACCCTGCTGTACGGCCGAGCGCTCTCGCTGGGGTCGGTCCTGGGCGTGCTGGTGGCGCTCCCGGCGGCGGTAGCCCTCGACCTCACCGGCGGTGCCAGCGGGCTCACGACGGTGTTCGTCGGCCTGCTCGGTGGGGTCGGCGGCTACGCGGTCCACGCCACCGCGCGGCGCGAACGGGCGGCGATGCTCGTCCTGAGCGCGGGCATCTTCGTCGTCTCGTTCGCCGTGGCCCGACTGCTGGTCACGCCGCTGCCGGACGGCCTCGGGACGCCGCTCACCGGCTGGCACGTCGCCGCCGGCGTCGTCGTCCTCGCCGCCGCCGCGTGGCAGGCGTACGATCTCGAACGGTTCAGACCGAGCCAGCGGCGACTGCTGGACGCGTCGCCGTTCACGACGGAGGTGACTGGACGATGA